The genomic window caacaatgatgatgaggagtaatgaatggcctttggacaaggcactagtttgtatgataaataaagttaatgtaatattatcccgctactatggttgtatgacacttatggtattgtaactttgaaaacaactggtttgtaataatgttatcttaagacttccgctatcttttactctggtataaatttgaataaactgttgtaatctgcaataactgtgattgggatcctgtttgaaaagagaatcgtggatgattcgggtttcccgaggacacccgacagacctgttgagttgttgggaactcgtgtatgctatccgaggtctgttaagacaacggtaggtacatgtgggcccgattccttaggaggttttGCCACATCTCCCTTGATGCCTCATGCACACTCTTTTGAGTGGAATGGGAATGTGAATGTGAATGTGCATGATTGATCAATTAAGTCCAAAGGGTAGATTTAagccatattatggtgagtggctaaAATAGATGAATCAAATCCAAAATAACTAGAGAGAATACATCACAATATTTTGGATTGATAGCCATCATATGATAACACACTCCATTTGAGAaacacattctcatttagtgagactacaCATATCATTTAGAGAGAAAGATTATCCTCACAACACTAGTTATAGAGTAAATTCCCTTTTGGTAAGTGCTCCAAGTATTTGAATTCCTCATATGGCATTTTATTCATTTAAGAACTTAGGATTTCACTCTATGTCTAGGTCATGGCAACAATAGTGTAATCAAATTGAAATATGCCAAGAAATACTTACAACCGTTTGGCATGTAGAATGCCATAAGATGAGAATGATAATTTGGCAATCTACCATATGACAAGATTTTATCAAGTAGAGGTTTCTTGAATTGAGAGTGATAAGCACCTCTACTTTAattgagcttgattctttattcttAGCTTTCTTGAAATTTATTTGCAACCTCCAATGTGAGCCAAGTTTCAAAATCCTTCAAACCAACTCATAGTATGTATGAACATAAAACTTGCTTCATCTTGatattcttggtttgaagtccacaaagAAAACTCAAGTCATCTATGTTGCTTGTTGTAGATGATCAATTCAATTCCAACCATACTTCTCTTCATGACCAACAATCAAAGTGTATCCTCAAGTGCTTCCTTTACCTAAGTGGCTACACAAGGCAtaaaggagtaaaatttgaaaataacaTGCACTTGTGATTTTAGAGATTACCACACCTTTTCAATGTTTTGGTGAGCTAGCTCTTGGTTGTGGCACTAGAGATTGGTCTTGAGTTGACCTTACATTTTCATCACATAGAAATGAATCACTTCCGTCATGagtttcatcttcttcttgctcaAAGGTTGTAGGTTTTATCCACAAATTGGACTATTGTCAGTTGTTGTTGTCTGCATGGGTGCGGCAGTGCTGCTGTCCAGCACTGCTGCTTGAGAGCGGCACTGTGGCTCATACTTTAGCAGCAGGTTGCAGATCAGCTACGACTTGAGAAACCTTCACCTTTGTAGCTTGTAcctcttgtggtcttatatcatcaattgccatttgcttgattgcctcacaaggtggttcctcattacctacaacatgaataagatcttgctctactagagagccattaaaagcatcatatggcaaataaTTCATTTAAACTTTAAGTACTCTAGCCACTCCTAATAATTCACAAACACACACATATTTGTGAACTACTGGAGACTACACAAGTTAAGTGGCTAGCTGGCAAGGGTTAGGTACTAATTACCGAGGTGAGTATGAAGTTACAAATATATCCATCAATATAACCTTGGGTCAATCTTGAGAGAATAGGCAATATGTATAAGATTGATAGCTTGAGATGATATTTTCAATTAAGTTGCTCAAGCACCCCAAAGCTTCATAtcaccttcaagtacctacaacactcatcaagcacaacttggtacccaaactatgttgggtccATCAAGGTTAGTCACATGAGACTTAGGCATCCAAATGGCCTTTGTGCTAGTACGTGGTGAATCAATCACCCTTCTAGTacaagtgtcatttttgggcCTCTTAAGAAAAATTGAATCAATTAATGAGTtgagcttaggagtgttacccatGGGACAATCCATACTTAGATGTCCCTTTCCTCAGCAGGTGTAGCAAATGTGGTGTTTGTTCTTGTAAGACATGTTCTTATCTTGCTTCTTGTTTGCTACCTTGCTAATGAGCCTCTTTCTTGATGATGCCAAGCCTTCATCCTTCATGGAGGGGCATGATGCAATTTCATGACccttctcattgcatccataacaCTTCCTATTgcttcttcttatcttcttgtTGGGAAGTGTTGCTTGGTCATCAACCTTATTGGAACACATAGAGACATTGTGTCCCATGTTGGAACACgtgacatgagccatcttcttcttctcttggatcttgttcatgcccttctcttctttcttcaaggagcaatctcttatatggtgaccctccttcttgcacttaaagcaagtgatgagagtcttctTTGGTTGAAGTTGCACCTTGGTAGCCTTGGGGGCTTTGCTGTTCTGCCTAGGTGCAGCACTACTGCTCTGGGATAAGGCACTGCCGCATCCTAGAACCTCTGTAGCCTCGAGTGGAACTGCTGCATTCTGGACATATTGCACTTTTCCAAATTGTCCCTTGACTTTGCCACTGTTAGATTTGTGACCTTCTTGATGGGGCTTGATGCATGCTTCGgttgatcccttctcaagcttcttcaccatgtcttcaCGGCTATCTTGAGAAGATTAAGCATTGCACTTgcccttccattgaatcaagtcccttCTTAGCCTCTCAacctcttccttgagctcttcaTTTTCTTTTACAATGGAATTATCACAAGTTTCTATAAGTACATGCTCAATAgaaggttggcttgcttgagagcaacaattgttagcacatgataaaatagaTGGAACTTGTGTACATGTGCACTTGTGAGTGTAAGGTTGGTATGATTTTATCTTTGTTACCACAACCTTATGAGCAATATCTAGCATGAGATGAGAatccataagcttctcatgagagcacaagAGCTCATCATGACTTTCTTGCAAGGTCTCATTCTTGCTAGTGAGCCTTTCCACCTTGTCTTTGATCACATAATTCTCATCATCTAATTGagcaacacaagatagagagttaatagtacgagtttgctcaattgacaagttttcatacctttcaaccaaactagcatgagagcacttaagcttttcatgctttttggtcaacttctccaagcaCTTGATCTTGTTGATGAGAAACTCTTCTTGGTCATGAAGTGTTTCTTCTTACTCTTGAATTTTCTCTATGagcttgagcaccatcaacttatCTTTCTTGCTTAGATGTGCCAAGTGTTGAttgaactcatcatcatcactttcatcttcactctcactctcactttcactttcactctcactctcacttgccacattcttctctttctttgccatgagaccCACATGAGGAGTGGCatagagagttgagcttcttggtGAGGTCGATTCATCATTTGGCCTCCATCGATCACAAGCTTCTTCTTCCCTCAGAATGTTGGTCTCACAAGAACTAAAGGAATtagaagtaccacatgtaaaagCATTTTTCTCACCAACCATTTCATTACTGTTCACATATGTTGGTGAGGGagtggatgtggcatgatcaCTTTGACCATTTGagagaatcacttgaggctctTCATTTGTCGGTGAAGTTGAGCACTCCTCAAGTGGTTCCTCCATTGAGAGCAACTTCTTATCACATTTGGACTTCTCATATCTTTCTTTGAGTgtggtccaaatgatatgagcatcCTCAAGCGGttcaccatctccaaatatgacggcatcaaaaacatcttcactcaaagcactaaataagatatcagtagcttgagcattgtgttataagcatttcacttcctctTTAGATAAGATGGCCAAATCATCACTAGGAGGTGAAATGCTCACATCTacaacccactaaagggctagatgcacttacattcTGCACCTGCTTCTACTGCTCGGCCAACCACTGTTTTTGTGCGCGTGCAACATCAAAACTTCCGACACACGTTGGAACTTCCAATGGTCGGAAGTAGGCAACTTCCTTACGACGGCGCTTGGGTTGGGTAGTACAAAGATACATCAAAACTTCTGAGGCCTATCGGAACTTTTGATGTAGCCAACTTTCAAAACTTAGCCAAGGCGCCCGTGCTGTGTTCAAGTGTCTCTCAATAGCTTTTAATTAGGTACTTTAGCACTCTATCTCCCTCAGACCAACAtgatttgcatccctctttatagtgcgacattttctaaactcaaattcaaaatataaaataaatttaAACCACTTCGAGTCCATAAACTTTTCAACCAACGAATTGAGGGGGTACCACATCCTTGAAATCATCTTTTAATTATTTCATGGAAATAAGAACTGCAATATACTTCAATAAACATGCTAGTTCCTAAATTGGATGTCATTAATACAGCAA from Miscanthus floridulus cultivar M001 chromosome 11, ASM1932011v1, whole genome shotgun sequence includes these protein-coding regions:
- the LOC136492108 gene encoding uncharacterized protein — protein: MVKKLEKGSTEACIKPHQEGHKSNSGKVKGQFGKVQYVQNAAVPLEATEVLGCGSALSQSSSAAPRQNSKAPKATKVQLQPKKTLITCFKCKKEGHHIRDCSLKKEEKGMNKIQEKKKMAHVTCSNMGHNVSMCSNKVDDQATLPNKKIRRSNRKCYGCNEKGHEIASCPSMKDEGLASSRKRLISKVANKKQDKNMSYKNKHHICYTC